A genomic region of Trueperaceae bacterium contains the following coding sequences:
- a CDS encoding RES domain-containing protein has translation MRAWRIYPHTAAYAQAPTFDPLDGAGGRVANRWNDAGAPIVYAAATPSLAALETLANLSHPGQFGERTILEIGLADDAEEVGLELVLRLREDAPRDDPERGTRAFGSAWLAEKRTLALLVPSFVMPFERNVLINPLHPKAGSLAVLRRERLRLDQRLLRG, from the coding sequence TTGCGCGCCTGGCGCATCTACCCCCACACCGCCGCCTACGCCCAGGCGCCCACCTTCGACCCGCTCGACGGCGCGGGCGGCCGGGTCGCCAACCGCTGGAACGACGCGGGCGCCCCCATCGTCTACGCCGCCGCCACGCCGAGCCTCGCTGCCCTCGAGACGCTCGCCAACCTCTCCCACCCGGGGCAGTTCGGGGAACGCACCATCCTCGAGATCGGTCTCGCCGACGACGCCGAGGAGGTCGGCCTCGAACTGGTCCTCCGCCTGCGCGAGGACGCCCCGCGGGACGACCCCGAACGCGGCACGCGCGCGTTCGGCTCCGCCTGGCTGGCGGAGAAGCGCACGCTCGCCCTCCTCGTCCCCAGCTTCGTGATGCCGTTCGAACGCAACGTGCTCATCAACCCGCTTCACCCCAAGGCAGGCAGCCTCGCCGTGCTGCGCAGGGAGCGGCTGCGGCTGGATCAGCGGTTGTTGCGCGGCTAG
- a CDS encoding DUF2384 domain-containing protein has product MARKEGVMAVQGVARRPQPHPSDRPTVFAAQPFTLSESVARRLGASGEQMAAYIGVTFRTYQRRAQKGRLEDAEAAKVEMLDSLLNLGVRVLGDEAAARDWLTSPVLSLEGRRPIELLDTLKGYERVKNKLLQIEYGTF; this is encoded by the coding sequence TTGGCGAGGAAGGAGGGCGTCATGGCCGTTCAGGGAGTCGCCCGCAGGCCCCAACCCCACCCAAGCGACCGCCCCACCGTGTTCGCCGCCCAACCGTTCACCCTCTCGGAGAGCGTCGCCAGGCGCCTCGGCGCCAGCGGCGAGCAGATGGCCGCCTACATCGGCGTCACCTTCCGCACCTACCAACGCCGCGCCCAGAAGGGGCGCCTCGAGGACGCCGAAGCCGCCAAGGTCGAGATGCTCGACTCCCTCCTGAACCTCGGCGTCCGCGTGCTCGGCGACGAAGCGGCGGCCCGCGACTGGCTCACGTCGCCGGTGCTCTCCCTGGAGGGCCGCAGACCGATCGAGCTGCTCGACACGCTCAAGGGCTACGAACGCGTCAAGAACAAGCTCCTCCAGATCGAGTACGGGACCTTCTGA